Below is a genomic region from Deltaproteobacteria bacterium.
AGGCCGTGAAAGTCATAAAGCCCACAGAAAGCACAATGGTCGTGACCAGCATGGCCCGGCCGGCATGTTGAAGCGTCCTATGGATGGCTGCATCAACGTCTTCGTGGCGCCGATAATCTCTCACAAAGTTGTACATAAAGTGGATGGTGTCGTCGACTGTGATCCCAATGGCCACCGAGGCAACCAGCATGGTGAAAAGATCTAGGGGGATTTGACCGATATACATCCAGGCCATGACGAGGGTAATGGGTAAAAGATTGGGTATCATGCTTAGAAGCCCATAATGGATGCTGCTTAAAAGTAAGCACATCATCACTGCAATGATGCTTAAGGCGATGGCATAACTTTTTGCGGTGGTCCTAATTACGGCATGAAGTGTTTGCGACAAAAGTGGTAAGACGCCGCTGACTTCCACTTTCGCCATGGTGCCCAGTTCAGCCCGAAAAGTGGATTCTACCGTTTGGATAAAGTCGGTATAAAGTACCGAATCTGTCCACGGAATCATCATCGCAATTCGGGCCTTTTCATAATTGAAATCAACCATCGTTTCGAGATCGTCCGAATCGCTATTCTCAAAGAGAAGGAGTTCTTGAGCGACCAAGGCACGGGTCTCGGGTATCAGATAGAAACTCGGGTCGTTGTCATGAAGAGCACGGTGGAGCTCTTTCATGAGAATTGGAAGCCCAGTAACTTTTGAAACCTTAATTGCTCCTGATTCAAACTTCTCAAGTTTGCTCATGGCCCGATCGATGGCGTTGAGAAGTTTGGGCTCTTTTAGGCCGTCGGGTTGTCCGCTGTCGACGATGATGTCGATGGACACTGAACCACCCATGACTCGGTCGATTGTCTCGGTGGCTGCCCGAATGGGGTAATCCTCAGGAAGCCACTTGAGTGGGTTATGGGAGAAGCCAAGCTGTGAGGCAAACCCTATGGCCGTTATCAACAAGAGAAGTGTGAACGCTGTTATCCAGGGCGCGCGTTGGATGGCGAAGGTGCTGAAAAATCTCAGGGCTCGGGTGACGCCACCGTGTTTATAGGCAAGAGCTTGGCGCGTTCGGCTTTTGAGGGGGAAGAGGCAAATCAGCGCCGGCAGTAAAACAACCGTTAGTAAGAATGCCACGATGATTCCAAGAGCTGAGAAAACCCCAAGGTTCGAGACCGGTAAAATGGGAGCGCCTGCAAAGGAAAGTAGCCCCGCGGCGGTGGTTAAGGTCGTTAGAAGCATGGGGAGCCCTGTGTGGTGTAGGGCGTAAACGACGGCTTCACCTTTGTCGTTGGTCTCATCGAAGCGGCGATAAAAGTAGGCGAGTAAATGCACAGAGTCACCAACGCCAACGGCGACCAGAAAGCTAGGTAAAATCATGGTGGGCATTTGCAGGGGCTGCCCGCTCCAAGAAATCATCCCCAGGGTGCATAGAACCGAAAACACCAGGGTAACCGTAGGCATGAGAACGCCGGACGTCCTGCGGAACATAATGAACAAGAAGATGGCGATGCCCACCAATGTAGCCCCCATAAACCGGGGCATTTCTCGTTTCATCGTCGCCCTTAAGCTATTGGACAAAGATGGAGTACCGCCGATCAAAATACGGAAGTCGTCTTGCTGAAACCGCTTAACCACTGCGGTGATGTCTTCACATATCTTCGTAAGTGCTTTGTCGATGCCGGCTTGGTTGGGTTTGAAGCTGGATTTTATTAAAAGAGTTGTAAGTCTGGCGTCCTTTGAGATCACTAGGTTTTGATAAAGGGGATGCTCGATGGCTTGTTTTCTCTTAACATCCAGCTCTGCTTGTGAACTCGGGATAGGATTCAGAAACTCTTCGACTAAGAGCTCGTCTTGCTCGCCCCGAATGGTTCGAGCGTTGAGAATGCTGTCCACTCTCTCAACATGCTTCACTTCTTCAAGTAAAGCGTTGTGGAGCTGCTGGAGTTTTTCGAGGTTCTCGGGTGTGAAAATGTTCTCTGACTCAACGGCCACGATGATCATATCGGTAATGCCAAAGTGTTTAGCGTTTTCGTCAATACTCACCACTGCGGGGTGATCGGCGCTTAAAAACCCTTTGACGCTGCCGTCGAATTTAATGTTCGGGACCTCAGCGGTGGCTATACCAATACAGACTAGGCTAAAGAGGAGCGTCACCCAGGGGCGTCGCGTGATAAATTCTCCCTGTAATCTAAAGAGTTTTTCCAGCTTGAGTTGCCAAGAGGAGTTGGTCATGGGTGAATTCCTTGTGTGGCGATGCTATAGTTATAGCGCGAGTTAAGCTTTGAATCGAGAGGTGCTTGGATTGCGTCGCAGTCATGCTAAAGTGCCCTCTGTTTAGTTGAGAACATGAAAGTCGGGAGGAACCCACGATGGCCAGTATTGAACGAAATGCACTTTGTCCTTGTGGAAGCGGTAAGAAATACAAAAAATGCTGCGAGGGTGTTGCGAAGAGAGAAGGACCGAACAAAAAGATGTTGGCCGGTTTGGGGCTGGTGATACTGGTTGCAGTGATTTGCGGAGGCATCTGGGGTCTGGAAATCGGGATGCGTGTTGGGATTCCTGGCTGTATTCTTGTTGTCGGCGGAGCGATTCTCTTTAAAGCGCCAGATAAAAAACGTGACCGAAATTCAGGCAGTAATATCGATTTTGGTCGCTGAGACCTAGCCGGTTTACATCTGCCTAGTCGGCGGGCACCCATTCGACTTCTTCTTCTGGAGACTCATCGTCGGTTTC
It encodes:
- a CDS encoding MMPL family transporter, which translates into the protein MTNSSWQLKLEKLFRLQGEFITRRPWVTLLFSLVCIGIATAEVPNIKFDGSVKGFLSADHPAVVSIDENAKHFGITDMIIVAVESENIFTPENLEKLQQLHNALLEEVKHVERVDSILNARTIRGEQDELLVEEFLNPIPSSQAELDVKRKQAIEHPLYQNLVISKDARLTTLLIKSSFKPNQAGIDKALTKICEDITAVVKRFQQDDFRILIGGTPSLSNSLRATMKREMPRFMGATLVGIAIFLFIMFRRTSGVLMPTVTLVFSVLCTLGMISWSGQPLQMPTMILPSFLVAVGVGDSVHLLAYFYRRFDETNDKGEAVVYALHHTGLPMLLTTLTTAAGLLSFAGAPILPVSNLGVFSALGIIVAFLLTVVLLPALICLFPLKSRTRQALAYKHGGVTRALRFFSTFAIQRAPWITAFTLLLLITAIGFASQLGFSHNPLKWLPEDYPIRAATETIDRVMGGSVSIDIIVDSGQPDGLKEPKLLNAIDRAMSKLEKFESGAIKVSKVTGLPILMKELHRALHDNDPSFYLIPETRALVAQELLLFENSDSDDLETMVDFNYEKARIAMMIPWTDSVLYTDFIQTVESTFRAELGTMAKVEVSGVLPLLSQTLHAVIRTTAKSYAIALSIIAVMMCLLLSSIHYGLLSMIPNLLPITLVMAWMYIGQIPLDLFTMLVASVAIGITVDDTIHFMYNFVRDYRRHEDVDAAIHRTLQHAGRAMLVTTIVLSVGFMTFTASEIHNLSNFGKLTTFTIVLALVADFLVAPALLKVTHRSK